One Cuculus canorus isolate bCucCan1 chromosome 1, bCucCan1.pri, whole genome shotgun sequence DNA segment encodes these proteins:
- the ETFBKMT gene encoding electron transfer flavoprotein beta subunit lysine methyltransferase — protein sequence MAFHGWKWLFLVGRQNSFAKAWRSRRGGPPLCWKRCCHWNAGKSLDPEVRAFLEENTEVTSSGHLTPEIRLRLLTPRCRFWKEKPDLWPYGDPFWAIYWPGGQALSRYILDNPCVVKGRSVLDLGSGCGATAIAAVMSGASQVLANDIDPIAGMAMILNCELNHLNPFPITIKNIINSEVGNWDLIFLGDMFYDEQLADSLHHWLRTCIRLQQTEVLIGDPGRHQFLSHSIRSELHKVIEYSLPEYTRQENYGLTSSIVWSYQPSNSSENS from the exons ATGGCTTTCCATGGATGGAAGTGGCTCTTCCTTGTGGGCAGGCAGAACAGTTTCGCCAAGGcttggaggagcaggaggggaggtCCCCCTCTGTGCTGGAAGCGCTGCTGCCATTGGAATGCTGGCAAGTCTTTGGACCCTGAGGTGAGAGCATTTTTGGAGGAGAATACGGAGGTCACCAGCAGTGGGCATCTCACACCAGAGATACGACTACGCCTCCTCACCCCTCGCTGCAGGTTCTGGAAGGAAAAACCTGACCTGTGGCCTTACGGGGATCCATTCTGGGCAATTTACTGGCCAGGAGGCCAAGCCCTCTCCAG gtatATTTTAGATAATCCATGTGTTGTTAAAGGACGATCAGTTTTGGATCTAGGAAGTGGATGTGGAGCAACAGCAATAGCTGCTGTGATGAGTGGTGCATCACAAGTCCTTGCTAATGACATCGACCCTA TTGCAGGAATGGCGATGATCTTGAACTGTGAACTGAACCACCTCAATCCCTTCCCCATCACCATTAAGAACATTATTAATTCAGAGGTTGGCAACTGGGACCTCATTTTTCTAGGAGATATGTTTTATGATGAACAACTCGCTGATAGTCTGCATCACTGGCTAAGGACATGCATTAGGTTACAGCAAACTGAAGTGCTCATTGGTGACCCTGGCAGGCATCAGTTTTTAAGCCACAGCATTCGCAGTGAGTTGCACAAAGTTATAGAATACTCACTTCCTGAATATACTAGGCAAGAAAACTATGGATTAACATCAAGTATCGTCTGGAGTTATCAGCCCTCAAACAGCTCAGAGAACTCTTGA